The DNA sequence gtgaggcggtcctaaGATCTCATCCCACCCCGCCTAACTGCGGGCTGACGGGCTAAACTTACCAAATCTCCTCTCTTTTTTTACTACAGTTcaactaggtatcctttaaaaGTTGTACAATATTCagccttttattacaataatttaaaaaaaataaaacaaacatatttaaaaattttaaatagatttagtgtctttttaaaattaaatacacattcaaaatacaaactaaataaaactgaaatttaaaatttaaatttaaattttaaatttctatttcaaatttaatatatttaattattaatatattataattacaatttaaatacacatccaaaaatcaaattagttataattcaaaattttgaatttaaaattctaaaataaatcttaaaccatCTTAGATGAATTTtatcgaataagatataaaaaaaattaattttatatttaatatttaaatttaaattttttatttatgattttggatgtgtttcagaAATATTTTTGTAtcacttaataattttagatgtgttacaattgaaaacaaaatcgaaTTTTTACAAACAAGcattttaatacttttaaaagcattaatattaaaataagtaacaaaaaatctaactattaaaaaaagagaaatattagatgagtttttctcgaataagatataaaaaattaattttatttttaatgcttaaatttaaattttagatttataattttggatgtgttttaaaaatattttatgtataatttaataattttagatgtgttacaattgaaaaaaaataatttttacgaacatacattttaataattttaaaagcgttaatattcaaataagcaatgaaaaaattcaaaaaaaaagaaagaaagaaagaaagaaaaaataaagaagaagaaaagaatattgaTATATACACtgattatttattgtttaattcaaATGTTGATATAATCTTATTAAAATTTCATTTGACAATAATGATGAATGAGTTTTGAATTAGTATGTAAGTCACTCGAAATAGAAACAAAATAGCACGActcatctaataataataataataataataaaatattaaatatgaaataataaatttacctgTAGAGAAATAATACTCTTCTATGAAAATTTTTGTGAAGAAcagtgagagagaagaaaaaaaaagaacgtGAGAGGGGAGGGGGacgtgcaaataaataaaaaactaataaaataattattttatgaagtaggtaggaagttagagaaattctagtatttgaaatttaaattaattttaattaccaacaTGTTTAACTACAAATTAGGAATGTcttttaactaaaatttatttaaataatattatttaaatttaaaggcTGAATAAAGATTGAGTTTTAAAGGATACATAGCATTTTCCtttttactattaactattaaataatataatataatttctaaaggcataaaaaaattataatttttatattcacaaacattaaagtctttgtaattataaatatctaataaacataattataaaccaagttttcatccaaaatataattataaatattgtttccaaagcgaaataaacataatccaaaacacttaattttcatcttcattctcttgtaagttgggttgggagaTATTGGATTTTGGCAAAAAATTGGAAAATACCCCCTTGTCAAGAAAATACTAAGCCTGACGGGAAAGGCCACCTTGCCCCGCCAAAGTCCGCGGTTTAAGCGTGCGGGTTAGGCGGATTTTtactatttggcggtcccaatttttcaACCCGACCTGCCTTTTTCGATGGGTTACGCGAGTCAGCCCGACgtgtttaggcccgtttgccacccctatgtCATTTTGGAGgactatattttatattaacttttttaacaTCAATAGTCTcggtaataattttttaaatactaatgagtcaaatgatgatttttaatgaatttttagaaatcgtTTATTGTTTTGTCTTAAATTAATAAGTTTATAAAAATGTAGATTTTTTGAGATTTAAATTAAAACACAAAAGTTAGATTTCTATTCTTAttcattttgttttatttatattttaattaaattcaaataaaaatattgttttattgacatttatattttaaagttaatataGAATAAACAATTAACTTAAAAGTACTAAGTCGAATTAAGCTTATTCGATTTACTACTAAAAAGTGTAAATCAAATCTATTGAATTTTTCCGGACATATTTATaccgaaaattaaaataagacattggcATAATTTTGAGGCTAAAATGATCTATTCGTTTGTTTTATCCTAaaatctatatataaatatgaaagGGTTACGCACataaagatatttaaaatatcttttttttaagatgtttttttaataattaatattcaaCTTATATAATCAaacaaattatgttatttttgtcaaaattagataaaataaatcGGTTTACTCGAAAAATCAATAAATCGAATCTTGAaccgatttaaattaatatttttttataaaaataactataatactcctattatagaaaatgacttaaaatatttctactatatattttaaaattctaaattctaatctttcttttctctctatgCCATCGTAgaattagaatttaagatttttaaaattaatatatataataagaatattttagtcatttttataataaaagtattatagtcattttttataaaaaaaatattaatttagatcgattcaaaatttaatttattaattttttggtcaatttagtttatttggtctaattttaacaaaaattacacAGTTTGATCGATTATATAAgttaaattttagttattaaaaaacatttaaaaaaaaagacgttttaagcgctttatatttatataagtAACTCCCTACATATGAATGTAAATTATTAGCACAgaacataaaataatatttatgtaGTATTGTTGTTCCTGAAATCCCATCTATACTAATTTGAAATAATCATTGCTGCTTTGATAACATTGAAGTATGAGTCATGGCATTGCTGCCTTGACTTTGCACATATGGTCTAATGAAAGTTCTCCTCCACCACACCTCAAAAGCCCTGTGAAGATTGGGGCAGCTATCACCATTTTTCAAGAAACTTGCCAACCAAGAAAGCAAAATACTCTGCTGATCCTCCAGCGGCAACGTCAGAATGGTCCTCCCAATTCCTTCTTCCACAAGCTTTCCATCAAATCCCCTGCATCCATGGTGTAGCCAGTTGTAATCATTGATTAGAGGCTGAAGCCATGTCTGTAACAACAACTGCCGCGTCTCCTTCGACGGCAGCAACTGCCCTCTTCCGATGCCAACATACAACCTTCCGGAAATGCAGCTGACGTGATACCGGTATACAGTTGGCAGCTTTACATGTAAGATGGCCAATTCCCGCTGGTTCGCCCACTTGCCCACAAACTCACCGGCCGCTTGCTTCTCCATTAAGATCTCCACCAACCATGAGAGGTTATCAGATTCCAGAGCTATTTGCTTTACAACAGGATCTCTCATATCGCTTGGTTTCTTCGCAAAGCCTGGTTCTGAAGCCTTCTTGAACAGACACAACAGAGAATCCATGCAACTTGTGCATGAATTATAAATCATGTCAGTTGAAccgccttgatttgcaacgctgTTACTCTCCCTAAGGAGCTTCAGAACTATGTACTTCATTTCTCGACGACCTCTTTCTTCGTTGCTCTTGAGAACAAGATCGATAATCTGCGAGACAGGGTCGTTTCGGACACTAGAAATGTTTGAAGAAACTCGTTTCAGCACAGGGTTGACTCCAATTCCTTCTCCTTGGAGTTGTCGTACAGTTGAAAccaccttttcttcttcttcttctcccaccCATGGGACTGCTTCCAAGTACTCCAAACATGATTCTATACATGAACCGAAGCTCAGGAATTCCGCAACCTgtgtgttagaatataattaggatcaattaggatgaattagtattatttagtatatctgaatatttattatagaaaattatgtctttattattatgattttctTAGTATCTATAAATactcttttatattgtatcatttcagacaatttggataaataacttaaatacactcaataatacataaatcttttctccagtttagtctcttgtttctaatatGGTATCAGAACTATGATATCCTCCTTAAAATGGAAATAGTTTCTTTTAGATTTCCTAAAAATGAATGGCCTCATAGGGGCAGAATATAATTTAACTACATAGATataaacaagaacaaaaactTGAACGAATGGGGTAAAACTGTTCTGCAGATTCAGCAGGATCACATTAGTATACTGCTGTAAATTCTATGATAAAAACAGAATCATTTGCATTGAAGAACATTAATGTCCAACTGCCACTTAGgctgcattatatatatatatatatatatatatatatatatatatatatatatatatatatatatatatatatatatatatatatatatcacacaacaaataaaaaaatatatatacctcATTGGTTAAATAATGTCAAGAAATATAATTTGAAGGGAACAGATTTGATTTCCCACAACAATATATAGCTTAATAGTTAAAAACATTTGTAAAGGGTATAACTTGAAGACTCAATTccgcacaaaaaaaaaaacacaaaaagaatTATGGCTTAACAATTTTGTAGTTAGCATAACGACATAAAATGACAAAGTAGTAGAACAGATTTTGAATTGTGATTTTTATGTAACGAAAGACATCAGCACAATTGCAGAAAGAGAGGCGTCGCATTGAGCATATACTGCACATGAGAGTcattcttcctctttttctcaATTGGTTCATATTGTAGTTCTGAGTTTTTCCTAAACTTGACTAGTATGTCTTAAATTATTCTCGAGTCATGTCTCAAGTTTTTAGgttttccttcttctttatttatgtaaaagaaaaatactagtATATCATGTGAGAATTCAAAAAAATCATGAGAGAAAAAGTAAGAGAGATTAAGAAGAAAAGTCATAAATTTTATCATGGGTGCAAACTATTAATGTTtcaaaatgataatatttattgGCTATATAATATGAGAAATTCTACGGTGTTGATAGTAAAAATTAGTATGTGATGCTGACACTAAGTATTGCACCATAAAATTATCGTGTGTATAGAAAAAATGCCTGATTCATGTTATTTATCACCACATTGTGACGGATCCAATTATTCCGTTtcgattttttgaaaaatataatattgGGTCCGTCACAATGCAGTAATAAATAACGTGAAACAGACATATTTCCTACACACACAGCAGTTTTATAGTGCAATATCTAGTGTTAGCATCACATGCTGATTTTTACTATCAGCACCATAGAATTTCCTATGTAACTTTACTGTTTTCTATATGTTAAAAATCGATTTTCTCATATATACACATTTTAACTTGTCTTATAAAATTAAAACGTTTTCTTTTGTGAATTGATTTAAACTAATGTACTATATTGTAAACTAATTTTAAAGTAGTTTGTTATGTGTGGAAGTAGTTTGGTGTGATTTCCAAACTTTTGGTGTAGTTTCAATCTAATTAAGATTTGAGATGCATGGGAAAACCACACCTTGAACTTGAGCATACTACTGGCTTAAATCAACTATGTTACGTCTACACAAAAATCAGCCAtcaatctaaaatatatattaaaatataatatacattgaaaataaattaaaccacacttATATTTATACAACTTACCTTTAGTATTCGAAGAATGCGAGAAACGCTTTGCCTCATAAGCCTCTGCCTAATCTCCTTGCAGTACATGAGACCTACgatttcaacatatatttcaaCATCCTCGCATTCATTGATTTGGAGCCACGACAAGTTGGTTTCATCAGAAAGTTTCTCACAGAAGAAAACACTCTTCTCTTTCAGAACATCCCTGTGCACACTCAACTTCACACAAAGCCCCTGCTTCCCCACCAACACCACCTTCATATCACACGTTCCTGGATCACCAAACTCAATAGCAACCTTCCTCGGCAAAGACTCGATTTTCGCCCGTGGCGACACCACGGACGCATTAGCAGAAGACTGCTCCGGACATTGCTTTTCATCAGAATTCACCAATCTTGATGGGGTTGGCGGTGCAGAAGAAGCTCTTCTTTCATTCATTGTCACCGGAACAGTCTTTTTCTTGACTGTGCTTCTTGCCGGCAGCGGCGAAGAGGGTGTCGGTTTATTCAAAGGATTTTGGTTTCTGAGGCCTTTCTGGAACACAGCAGGTGATGGACAACACCAAAACCCTTCTGGGGTGACAGCTATTGGAACATTCTTAATCTTTGTTTGTCCTTGTTCCACCCGGTTATGCTTAATTTCAGACATGTTGGTAAGTTGTAACAGAATTTTTCACATGAAGATTGTTGATGAAGATTGCTTTCATTAAATTTGCATGGGAAATGAGAAATGTTCAATGGCAGCaccgatttttttttcttttatgaacCTCAAATGGGTAAAGGGTTTGATTCTCAAATGAGTAATCAATTACtttcttactttcatgcatgaaaTGGAAAAAGcgaattagattaaaaaaaaattagcactAACTAActacactttattttttttttcaaaagggtAAGCATTAAATGAAACTTACCGAGAAATAAATGGTTTCATGAAAAGCCTCTTCTTTAAAGCCCATGTCTTAGGTAAAGAATACTCAACCCAAAGAATGTTGAAATATGATTGAAATGGAGTTGCAGTTTTAACTATTAAGCTTCAAGGGAACCActcacagagagagagagagagagagagagagagagagagagagagagagagagagagagagagagagagagagagagagagagagagagagagagagagagagagagagagagagagagagagagagagagagagagagagagagagagagagagagagagagagagagagaggggagcaTAATTAGAGCAGTGTAGTTATAGTAATAGCAGTCTCTGTTTTAATCAGTAAAGCAGAGAAAAACAAAGACACCACAAGACacgagaaagaaaaagggaatggaGAATagatgatggtgatgatggtgATAATGATACCTCATTGAACGTGTTCTCCtttgttgtttcttttttatCGCTTTAGCAGTTGACAGTGgcatgcttttgagttttgatgaTTATGTTTGTATCTTTTGTGGGTCTAAGAATTTGCAATGCCATCATCTTTGGACCCCAGAATTACGCAACTTGTCTATGGTATGATTGTTTCCAGAAAGAAAAAGGAGAGGAAGAAAGATTGCAAATGTGAAATGTGCAATTAGTCAATTACTAATTGCCAAATGCAGTTCTCCGTTCTCTAAACACAACAAGACACTGTAAGGAAAAATGAGCATGCACGCCGCATTGTTTGTTgttctcttttgtttattttatttttggtaagtCGACTTTACCTGAAGTTAATAATTGaaagtcgttagatgatttgactaattttttatcCAACGGCTCTCAGGTattaatttcacgtgaagtcgacttcacttttcattaatattttttctctaaatagattgttttgactttttttatgaatgaaaatagtttttttttgaaaaaaaatataaagttatttattaagatttttataaTGATAAATTTTTATTGGGTTACTCCTACGCTTTAAAAACTTTCAgtttattcaattaaaataataaaaacgtatTACTTCAAAGATTTAACCGAATGTTCTCGAGTACATACAAATTCAGTACAAGTGTTCTTATATCGACTTCCTTATCTAAAATATctgataaaatatttaaaatccagTCATATCTAATCTGaagacattaattttttttaatgtaacaAATGTTGTATATAAAGtattaagattttttaaaattgaaaaactgaaccattatttaagaaaaaaaatgtgtatataaaattaatatatgaaAAGTTTGGCTTTTACGGGTACAACAAATTACTCCTGTTAAGCACCTAATGCTGAGGCGGAAGACTGAGTTTATCTTTTAAGGGGAATTGATAAAATGAAGACTTCAGCTAAGTATTAAATTCAAGCAGCAAATTTTGTTTTGAACAAAACACTTTCGTCTTGTTGAAAGGAAAAAGGGGGAAAAAATGGCATTAACGATACCTGTATGTGGACCTAAAAAAAGATGGGTAGCCCAATGACCAATGTTTTCAAATTACAATGCAATTATGCAACAGTGTTCTGACCCATGCATGTAACAATTCAACCactttacatttaattttattttatttttagttattattcaaTTAGgtctttgaagatttttttttttacacccTAACTTTTAATACTTTATGATTATACTAAAAGTCCATGTGCTACCTACTTTTAATCATTTATTTTggtactatatttatttaatattgatccTTCGTAAATACAaatcgaatttttaattatgaaaataataaaaaaaacttttattttaaaccacataatcacataattatatccgcataatattaaatacataaatttattcaaaattttaaaatagaggtTCTACCCCCTTAAAAACCAAAACAATAAACGacgaaaggaaaaataaaaactaagactaaatcaaacatagaaaatgaaaacatatatatacataaagctCTGTAGTTCGATCACGAATTCGCGCCAAAGTTTCCTGAACTTGtcactaaaaaagaaaaatatgtagGGGTGTGAGAACATCGTTGTCGCAGGTTCTCAATAGGGAAGGGAATACCATCAAagcaaagaaatacttacaaataAAAAGAATTTCATTATAAAAACAGTTTATCTTCGaaataactttttgaaaaaattttgtggGAAGATCTACTTTGAAAGATCATAAAAAAACTCTTTTAGTTTATAATTCCGTAAAATAAAGTGTTTAAAAAAAGAAAGGACAAAAAATGTGCCTAAAGGCTTCCTACCCGACAAACTTACATTGCTCATTCCTATCCATCAAATACATAAACTAGAGAAATAAGGCAATACCTAGTCCAATCTGCCTCAACCTCCCTCACTACAATAGGGACAACCCTCAATGTCACCACTACCAGCATAAGAGATCTCTCAGTTTTCAAACACATACATAACATACAAGAAATACACAAGTATAGAGAGCAGATACAACGATTAGATCAAGTAGCAGGTAAATACAATATAGCAAGTATGCATGTCTGTTCTATGGCCAATgagctcatctatcggttatacaaCCAAACCTAACATGTCCGGTAGCGAACCCTGGACAGGAACACCACAACACGGAGCAAGTGGAACTAAAccgcaacccttgcatcttacccgcgtaACCTGGAGCAAGGGAGACAACTTCAACCCTTACATCTTACTCGATGTCTCGAACCTTTACCCGTAGCAAGTGGACAACATCACTGCATCTTACTCGGTGGTATTTCTCAATCAGATACAATCTCATTTTCAAATccattctcaatatcattccacttcattcaaaaatcataattaaaatTAATCCTCGTCATTCTTTATTTTCATAGCCAACCTCATTGTTctcaatcaaattcaatcatcatcatcatctcattCAACAATATCAACTCATTGTTAATTCAATCCTTCACTTCTCAATTTCTCTCGATATCAATCTAATATTCCCAAGATTCTCAATCATTACCTCATAATTCTTATAAATCATAACTTAACTACATCTTCCACGGTATCTTTTTTCCCTTCAACCCCATTGCTTAACTCTAATAACATTTTTTCTTTCACACTTCTTAAACCTGAATGCGTGGATtaataagtaa is a window from the Arachis hypogaea cultivar Tifrunner chromosome 1, arahy.Tifrunner.gnm2.J5K5, whole genome shotgun sequence genome containing:
- the LOC112789033 gene encoding BTB/POZ domain-containing protein At3g50780, which translates into the protein MSEIKHNRVEQGQTKIKNVPIAVTPEGFWCCPSPAVFQKGLRNQNPLNKPTPSSPLPARSTVKKKTVPVTMNERRASSAPPTPSRLVNSDEKQCPEQSSANASVVSPRAKIESLPRKVAIEFGDPGTCDMKVVLVGKQGLCVKLSVHRDVLKEKSVFFCEKLSDETNLSWLQINECEDVEIYVEIVGLMYCKEIRQRLMRQSVSRILRILKVAEFLSFGSCIESCLEYLEAVPWVGEEEEEKVVSTVRQLQGEGIGVNPVLKRVSSNISSVRNDPVSQIIDLVLKSNEERGRREMKYIVLKLLRESNSVANQGGSTDMIYNSCTSCMDSLLCLFKKASEPGFAKKPSDMRDPVVKQIALESDNLSWLVEILMEKQAAGEFVGKWANQRELAILHVKLPTVYRYHVSCISGRLYVGIGRGQLLPSKETRQLLLQTWLQPLINDYNWLHHGCRGFDGKLVEEGIGRTILTLPLEDQQSILLSWLASFLKNGDSCPNLHRAFEVWWRRTFIRPYVQSQGSNAMTHTSMLSKQQ